One genomic segment of Rhodohalobacter mucosus includes these proteins:
- a CDS encoding M3 family oligoendopeptidase gives MSSNGEKEKSGAENIQWDLSDLYASPDAPGLKEDRKNLLERADAFAEKYRGRIAQISPEEFAEMLTEYEELVQTSGKIGSYSHLIWSTNTEDSSYGKLLQEASELSAELSQKLVFFDVEWLRLEEERASALINAPELERWKHYLEVSRSYKEHVLSEEAEKVMSAKSVTGSRAWNRFFDETLGAARFELDGEQFTEQEVLSKLHNPDRELRQKAHASLTETFRDHSRSLTFIFNTLLADKYTNDKLRNYDSWIASRNLSNQTDAKTVNALIEAVTGKYELVQRYYRLKRTLLGLDEIFDYDRYAPIVKTTETVQWTDAKEMVLEAYSDFHPSMGEIAGHFFENNWIDAAIRPGKRGGAYSASTVTSVHPYVFMNYDGQLRDVQTLAHELGHGVHQYLSRKQGELQSSTPLTTAETASVFGEMLVFNRLMDRLDDPKEKLALLISKIDDTIATVFRQVSMNRFEDRIHTGRREQGELTTEQFSDHWFETQKALYGNSVTITDEYRLWWCYIPHFLHTPGYVYAYAFGELLVLALYDAYKSESNGFADRYMDLLAAGGSDWPHNLIAGMGIDIRDRNFWNRGLDLFESMISRAEELAAETATS, from the coding sequence ATGAGCAGTAACGGTGAAAAAGAGAAAAGCGGAGCAGAAAACATTCAGTGGGACCTCTCCGATCTGTACGCCTCTCCGGACGCCCCCGGGCTGAAAGAGGATCGCAAAAACCTGCTTGAGCGCGCAGATGCTTTTGCGGAAAAGTACAGGGGGCGGATAGCGCAAATATCTCCTGAAGAGTTTGCGGAAATGCTTACGGAATACGAAGAATTGGTTCAGACTTCCGGTAAGATCGGATCTTACTCACATCTGATCTGGTCGACCAACACGGAAGATTCTTCCTATGGTAAACTGCTTCAGGAAGCAAGTGAACTGAGCGCCGAACTTAGTCAGAAGCTGGTCTTTTTCGATGTTGAATGGCTCAGGCTGGAAGAAGAACGGGCATCCGCGCTGATCAATGCCCCGGAACTGGAACGCTGGAAGCACTATCTGGAAGTATCACGCAGCTATAAAGAACATGTTTTGAGTGAAGAGGCTGAAAAAGTGATGAGTGCCAAATCGGTAACCGGAAGCAGGGCATGGAATCGTTTCTTCGATGAAACACTGGGTGCGGCACGCTTTGAACTGGACGGAGAACAATTTACCGAACAGGAAGTACTCAGCAAGCTGCACAATCCAGATCGCGAATTGAGGCAGAAAGCCCATGCATCACTTACAGAAACATTCAGAGATCACTCGCGGTCCCTCACGTTTATCTTCAACACGCTGCTGGCCGACAAGTATACCAACGACAAGCTGCGAAACTATGACAGCTGGATTGCGTCCAGGAATCTTTCCAATCAAACGGACGCGAAAACGGTAAATGCACTCATTGAAGCCGTTACCGGAAAATATGAGCTTGTACAGCGATACTACAGGCTTAAGCGCACGCTGCTGGGCCTGGATGAAATTTTTGACTACGACCGGTACGCTCCGATTGTCAAAACCACAGAGACGGTTCAGTGGACCGACGCGAAGGAGATGGTTCTCGAAGCTTACTCAGACTTTCACCCTTCAATGGGTGAGATTGCGGGGCACTTTTTTGAAAATAACTGGATCGATGCAGCCATCAGGCCCGGTAAGAGGGGAGGTGCGTACTCCGCCAGCACCGTTACATCGGTTCATCCTTACGTATTTATGAATTACGACGGTCAGCTGAGAGATGTGCAGACACTTGCCCATGAACTCGGACACGGCGTTCATCAGTATCTTTCAAGGAAGCAAGGTGAACTGCAATCGTCGACACCCCTTACAACAGCAGAAACCGCTTCTGTTTTTGGGGAAATGCTGGTCTTTAACCGTCTGATGGACCGGCTCGATGATCCTAAAGAGAAATTGGCGCTTCTAATCAGCAAAATCGATGATACCATCGCTACCGTATTCAGACAGGTGTCGATGAACCGATTCGAAGACCGCATACATACCGGCAGAAGGGAACAGGGGGAGCTGACAACAGAACAGTTTTCCGACCACTGGTTTGAAACCCAGAAAGCCCTGTATGGCAATTCCGTAACCATAACCGATGAATACAGGCTATGGTGGTGCTATATTCCGCACTTCCTGCATACACCGGGCTATGTGTATGCGTACGCCTTCGGAGAATTGCTGGTACTTGCACTCTACGATGCATACAAGTCGGAGAGCAATGGATTTGCGGATCGTTACATGGATCTGCTGGCAGCGGGAGGGTCTGACTGGCCCCACAACCTGATCGCCGGTATGGGTATCGATATCCGCGACCGGAATTTCTGGAACCGGGGTCTGGACCTCTTCGAATCCATGATCAGCAGAGCTGAAGAACTTGCCGCAGAAACTGCCACTTCCTGA
- a CDS encoding GAF domain-containing protein, which yields MPAKREEKALLEFKHAVDDVVRLLRKASEAQTVYLYWVNRQRGQFVLETSSTILQNVMFEDRVGFEAHYLDGYKDIEQITQLKVQEDVPKDALKHYHEHIPVRFLTLVPFTNNGETVAVTVIETEEQISTTELEETLSAYRNALLNLLNTYLELTDLYEVQREWPDYEESLEKLSPRLHKVENIKILVEEMQKLLPSGDVLIVARGMDSWVSLIGSKKGTSVTSPGLMVEEKSMAYDALQKGTAQFSMHFNQNPKRISSLESDTRGATLAIPVLINDRRHAVVLAYDKNPLVFKESTKHQLKNVVRVASLSIQVHLGKIGVDEDLLTSEYGSFIPEMWEYGLEVMIANAGKTERKGWFGFAGVENAAELRSRFRLETLKKLQKLIVKKLNPAASGYSGYIGFNSDYIYSFLLYSEDENEYAEWKKSVEKIFAEPLELIDGQKAEVSIKMGSVYVDGPGADIHDVMDSAKEELSAAMKENVKDEGNN from the coding sequence ATGCCGGCCAAACGCGAAGAAAAAGCACTTCTGGAATTCAAGCATGCGGTTGATGATGTGGTACGTCTGCTCCGTAAAGCATCCGAAGCGCAAACGGTCTACCTCTATTGGGTGAACCGTCAGCGTGGTCAGTTTGTTCTGGAAACCAGCTCAACCATCCTTCAGAACGTCATGTTTGAGGACAGGGTTGGCTTCGAGGCGCACTATCTTGACGGGTATAAGGACATCGAACAGATTACTCAGTTAAAGGTTCAGGAAGACGTGCCGAAAGATGCCCTCAAACACTATCATGAACACATTCCCGTTCGCTTTTTAACATTGGTTCCATTTACCAACAATGGTGAAACCGTGGCAGTCACGGTCATCGAAACGGAAGAGCAGATCAGCACTACAGAGCTTGAAGAGACGCTGTCGGCCTACAGAAATGCACTTCTAAACCTTCTGAACACCTACCTGGAGCTGACGGATCTTTATGAAGTGCAGCGGGAGTGGCCCGATTATGAAGAGTCCCTCGAAAAACTGTCCCCCAGGCTTCATAAAGTGGAGAATATTAAAATTCTTGTTGAGGAGATGCAGAAACTGCTCCCTTCCGGCGACGTACTTATAGTGGCACGCGGCATGGACAGCTGGGTTTCACTGATTGGCTCCAAAAAAGGAACATCGGTAACCTCACCCGGTCTGATGGTGGAAGAAAAATCGATGGCCTACGATGCCCTCCAGAAGGGAACAGCCCAGTTTTCGATGCATTTTAACCAAAACCCAAAGAGGATTTCTTCACTTGAATCAGATACAAGAGGGGCAACGCTGGCCATTCCGGTACTGATCAATGACAGGCGGCATGCAGTGGTGCTGGCTTACGACAAAAATCCGCTTGTCTTCAAGGAATCAACCAAACATCAGCTGAAAAACGTTGTGAGGGTAGCATCACTTTCCATTCAGGTTCATCTGGGGAAAATAGGAGTGGATGAAGACCTTCTTACCAGTGAATACGGCAGCTTCATTCCGGAAATGTGGGAGTATGGTCTTGAAGTGATGATAGCCAATGCGGGGAAAACAGAACGCAAAGGTTGGTTTGGATTTGCAGGTGTGGAAAATGCAGCAGAACTGAGATCCAGGTTTCGTCTGGAAACACTTAAAAAACTGCAGAAACTGATTGTGAAAAAATTAAACCCTGCAGCGTCCGGTTACAGCGGATATATTGGTTTTAATTCCGATTACATCTACTCATTTCTTCTGTACAGCGAGGATGAAAATGAATATGCGGAGTGGAAAAAGAGTGTTGAGAAAATATTCGCGGAACCCCTGGAGCTTATTGATGGACAGAAAGCCGAAGTCAGTATCAAAATGGGATCGGTGTACGTAGATGGGCCCGGAGCTGATATTCATGATGTAATGGACAGTGCAAAAGAGGAGCTTTCGGCTGCGATGAAGGAGAATGTCAAAGATGAAGGGAATAACTGA
- a CDS encoding phosphopentomutase, which translates to MMGRVFLVIIDGLGIGAQEDAAEYGDESANTLAGVSRETGCRLPNFEKLGLGNIEPLPSIPPVDFPVSCVGKMREVSAGKDSTTGHWELAGLILDKAFPTYPNGFPEDVIERFCTVTGHQGVLCNLPYSGTDVIRDYGKEHLSTGRPIVYTSADSVFQVACHADVTPVETLYRWCEHARTNVMVGEHAVGRVIARPFEGKPGSFERISDRRKDYSHPVPTPNMLSVLQKAGVKTYSIGKVIDLFAGEGFSQYRKTRSNAEGISQLLSLMSAGINHSFTFINLIDTDQLYGHRQNPEGYAKALGEIDRALPAMLEKLSGEDLLIITGDHGNDPTDNSTDHTREFVPLLVFKGRPEKKDCDLGVRETFADVSATILDYFGCANPLNGNSFLKQIS; encoded by the coding sequence CTGATGGGCAGGGTCTTTTTGGTGATCATAGACGGACTGGGAATAGGAGCCCAGGAAGACGCAGCAGAGTACGGTGATGAATCTGCAAATACGCTGGCCGGGGTTAGCAGGGAAACGGGATGCAGGCTTCCGAACTTTGAGAAACTGGGGCTGGGAAATATTGAGCCCCTGCCGTCTATTCCACCCGTTGATTTTCCCGTTTCGTGCGTGGGGAAGATGCGGGAGGTTTCGGCTGGAAAAGATTCTACCACAGGGCATTGGGAACTTGCGGGACTGATTCTCGACAAAGCATTTCCAACCTATCCCAACGGATTTCCTGAGGATGTTATTGAACGGTTTTGTACCGTAACGGGTCATCAAGGTGTTTTGTGTAATCTGCCCTATTCGGGTACGGATGTAATCAGGGATTACGGGAAAGAGCATCTGTCAACCGGCCGGCCGATTGTTTACACTTCGGCTGACAGTGTTTTTCAGGTGGCCTGCCATGCGGATGTGACACCGGTTGAGACTCTCTACCGATGGTGCGAGCATGCCAGGACGAATGTTATGGTCGGAGAACATGCAGTGGGGAGGGTTATCGCAAGGCCTTTTGAAGGGAAGCCGGGTTCGTTTGAGCGCATTTCAGACCGCAGAAAAGACTATTCACATCCGGTTCCAACACCCAATATGTTAAGTGTGCTGCAGAAAGCGGGCGTAAAAACCTACTCGATCGGTAAGGTGATCGACCTGTTTGCAGGTGAGGGATTCAGCCAGTACCGCAAAACAAGAAGTAATGCAGAGGGAATTTCACAGCTTCTCAGCCTGATGAGCGCAGGTATCAACCATAGTTTTACATTTATCAACCTGATTGATACCGATCAGCTGTATGGTCACAGACAGAACCCGGAGGGATACGCTAAAGCGCTCGGTGAAATAGATCGCGCCCTGCCTGCCATGCTGGAAAAGCTGTCCGGTGAAGATCTTCTGATTATCACAGGCGATCATGGGAACGACCCCACCGATAACTCTACCGACCACACCCGTGAATTTGTCCCGCTGCTTGTATTTAAAGGAAGACCGGAAAAAAAGGACTGTGATTTGGGAGTGAGGGAAACGTTTGCTGACGTTTCAGCAACGATTCTGGACTACTTTGGCTGCGCAAATCCGCTAAATGGAAACTCTTTTTTGAAACAAATCAGCTGA
- a CDS encoding sigma-70 family RNA polymerase sigma factor: MAKSSGISTRESESLDRYLHEIGKEKLITPDDEVRLAKEIQKGSQKALEELTKANLRFVVSVAKQYQNQGLSLGDLINEGNLGLIKAAKRFDETRGFKFISYAVWWIRQSILQALAEQSRIVRLPLNRVGALNKIGKELSKLEQEYERVPSAAELAESLDMTVSEVADTLKISGRHLSMDAPFAQGEDNRLLDVLENEEIPNPDNDLMGESLKVEIERALSKLTKREAEVIRLYFGIGREHSLTLEEIGERFDLTRERVRQIKEKALRKLRHHNRSAALRAYLG; this comes from the coding sequence GTGGCAAAAAGCTCAGGAATTTCTACCAGAGAGTCCGAATCACTGGACCGCTATCTACACGAAATTGGAAAAGAGAAACTGATTACCCCGGACGATGAGGTCCGTCTTGCAAAAGAGATACAGAAAGGGTCGCAGAAAGCTCTTGAAGAATTAACCAAAGCCAACCTGCGTTTTGTGGTATCTGTCGCCAAACAGTACCAGAACCAGGGGTTGTCGCTGGGTGACCTTATCAATGAAGGGAACCTCGGATTGATCAAGGCGGCAAAACGTTTTGATGAAACCCGCGGATTCAAATTTATTTCCTACGCCGTTTGGTGGATACGTCAGTCGATTCTGCAGGCACTGGCCGAGCAGAGCCGAATTGTGCGTCTGCCGCTTAATCGGGTTGGTGCACTGAACAAAATCGGAAAAGAGCTCTCCAAGCTGGAACAGGAGTATGAACGTGTACCCTCCGCAGCCGAACTGGCTGAAAGCCTGGATATGACCGTTTCGGAAGTTGCGGATACGCTCAAAATTTCAGGACGACATCTCTCCATGGATGCCCCGTTTGCACAGGGCGAGGATAACCGCCTGCTCGACGTGCTCGAAAACGAAGAGATCCCCAATCCGGATAACGATCTGATGGGCGAATCGCTGAAAGTGGAAATTGAGCGCGCCCTTTCCAAGCTGACCAAGCGGGAAGCAGAAGTGATCCGGCTCTATTTTGGTATCGGCCGTGAGCACTCCCTGACGCTTGAAGAGATCGGCGAACGTTTCGATCTTACTCGCGAGCGCGTACGACAGATTAAGGAAAAAGCACTGCGCAAGCTGCGGCATCATAACCGCAGCGCCGCACTCCGCGCTTATCTGGGCTGA